atttattatttctatacATACTTGTTATTTTTAGTTCGCTAGGTGGATAAACATTTTTAccgagggggaaaaaaatataataacttGCAAATAAGCTTTTCATAAGTCGATCTTGTGTCATGCGATGTTATGTAGATGGTCAACCCTGTTGCAATAACAAACCCAAGCAATCGTTTGGGTGCTATTCATTGCAGCGACATCGCCATCTCATTGGCTATGACGTTGACTGGAGAATCTAAAAACAGCTGCCCTAATGGGCTTTAGTGTGACATCCGAAAATCGTCGTGCGCTTGCGCTCCCTAAGATGTTCCAacggtagagttgagaacttatCGCAGAAAATCAGAGTTACTGATTTCGAtatgatgctggctgcattcaccttccgagCGTTgcctgaagatatattcttcactCAACGTTCCGAGTAACACGGTCTTCGCAATGGTAAGCCCAAGCCAGTACTATGCCTGTGTGTACTTTATATAGATGCACGTTGAAGATATGGAGAACGGGGAACGTATTTTCTGAGTTTTTGGAggccaaaatttgaaagcgGTAAATGAGttttaattaagaaaaacTATGCGAACACTTGATTAAATAcataaatgaataatgaaaatgaatctgTCATGAGGTTCATTGCAACTTAACTGGAATGAATAGAAGTCGTgtgaatttattgaaaattttgatatggTATTAACATTGTCTTTCAGTAATACAAGTTTTTCCCCCGCGCAAAGAATTAGAGACTTAGAACATTTTACtcaaaagtaaggctaacccctttgaatgatttctgaaaattttaatgattttgaaaCATGCTGAAATCAACTCTTTGATGCACCacatcgacgtaattttgcgaggagattcgattgggtgcagtccgaAAACGCTACGAGCAACGTGTCAAGAGTTACagctgaaaaaagaaagatttcTTTCCtaatttctctgctgttgatccttACGTTCTTCGTGTCTTTTCTCCGTTTCTGCgggtccaattagtctgtAAAGGGTTAAGGATATCGATtctgaaactgaaaattttcaagtctatacatcttcagtcaacgtcCATAACGCATGGCTCATTGGTTCGTATATCGCACAAACCGTCAGAATAATTGAGAGGGCGCTAGCTTACTACGCGCTGTATAAGACTCATAAGACTGACTGCACACTGCACAGCGCGGATCGGCTTTATTTCCATTCACGTAGTTTGAGCGGACAGTAGAGCCGGTAGTTTCCATTGACAGTACGTGCGTAGAACACGTACagtacgtataggtatacactaAAATATCACGACTATTACCAggcataattttttacagcttctcaaattttcgcagGGTCtgacaaaaaaagaagaaaagtacCGAATATAACAATGGCTGATTACGACCAAATTTACGATCTAGTTCTTAAATTAGTTAAAGAAGGAGGTGCTGTaagtaacaaatttttataatacgtAATCTAATTATAAGCTTTAGGAAATACTTACGTATAAACATTGATTAGACTGGACAAGTGATGGAATGACTGACATGAAATATAGACTAAGACACTAAGATCCTACCCATATAGTACTGtctaattaaatataaaagaaattgtGAAATGTTGCAATACATTTGCAATCttggaatattattatatcattgacaatttcatttttgttcaaacattGCCTCTACAGCTTATAAAAGAGACCATCTCTCGACCAAAAAATGTTGAAGTCAAGTCTTGCGATGTTGATTTAGTAACTGAAACAGACAAACAAGTTGAGAAGTTGTTGATGGATGGTATTTCTTCCAAATTTCCCGACCACAGGTAATTGCAATATAtgttgtaatttataatcaaGAATTGCTGCAAGGTGGTATTTAGACCTTTAGTATACTCATAGATTCATTGGCGAAGAAACAACAGCATCGGGAGTAAAAGTAGAACTGACAGATTCTCCAACGTGGATCATAGATCCagtcgatggaacaatgaaCTTCGTTCATGGATTTCCTCACACATGTATCTCAATTGCACTAGTAGACAAGAAGATTCCCCAAATTGGAATGGTATACAATCCAGTCATGGAGCAACTTTTTACCGCACGGAAAGGAAAAGGAGCATTTCTAAATGGCAAACCAATTCATGTGTCCGATGTGAAAGGTAAGCCTTACCAAAAAATATGGCTGACTGTACAATTATCTTTCTCAGCTTGAATCAacaactaaatttttttcacaaaacacgtttcagaaatgaaaaaagccATTCTTATGTTTGAAATGGGTACTAGTCGTGATCCAgccaaaatgaaaattgtcatGGAAAATTTAGCTATTCTAGCACCTC
This is a stretch of genomic DNA from Neodiprion fabricii isolate iyNeoFabr1 chromosome 2, iyNeoFabr1.1, whole genome shotgun sequence. It encodes these proteins:
- the LOC124175378 gene encoding inositol monophosphatase 1-like, translating into MADYDQIYDLVLKLVKEGGALIKETISRPKNVEVKSCDVDLVTETDKQVEKLLMDGISSKFPDHRFIGEETTASGVKVELTDSPTWIIDPVDGTMNFVHGFPHTCISIALVDKKIPQIGMVYNPVMEQLFTARKGKGAFLNGKPIHVSDVKEMKKAILMFEMGTSRDPAKMKIVMENLAILAPLIHGTRALGSAALNMCMVALGGADCNFEYGIHAWDIAAGDIIVREAGGVCIDPSGGPFDVLSRRVLCASTQELADEVTKVLVQYYPERD